Below is a window of Nerophis lumbriciformis linkage group LG20, RoL_Nlum_v2.1, whole genome shotgun sequence DNA.
gttgagtttttccttgccgtgatgtggaatctgaaccgaggatgtcgttgtggcttgtgcagccctttgagacactcgtgatttaggactatataagtacacattgattgattgattgaaacacttgtcgtctcatgctgcttccttaattccctcacatattaattgtccccccaacaacgTGACCAAATTATATTCCCCACTCAATTGACATgggtttgtaacaaaaataaagttaacataaactagcatgaattaacccaaggaaatacctttttaatcacattatgtgtacaatatgaacttatctttatgcattgtatttatttattctcaccaactatgacattatatatcaaatatacatgttgcttctgtcagcagctacactgacattgatgtgtctctgagaactgaacacatttttataacttataacaaaatgtgtttatacagtaacctgctcacatgagtcacattacagcaggggtggcaaactcattttagctcaggggccgcatggaggaaaatctatttccactTGGCGGGACggctaaaatcatggcatgataacttaaaaatacaactatgacaacttcagatggttttctttattttactttggcccaaaatagaacaagcacattctgaaaatgtacatatcacaaataatcctcttgacaaaacacttcaagttagttgaacatTTCGAGGAAAAAAAAGGTGCATTTTCAAAAACaccttgaagaacacaatgaacttagacttaatctcagtgtttctacaaagcaattaaactttaagtcacaacccatctaggattgaacaaaaacctaaataaagcatgaataaaaacgactctatgtatcaactacctcatttgtcatttccacatattaatcctgtgctaactcaacaaaccatacaaactgttcaggaaggtttcagatacagagatAACATTGGATAAGATTATGctccaaataatccaagtttgtatgaatacctcagatatttgtgaaagaagtagcaacataccacaaactaaacagctaattggctattttcccttgtgtgtttttatgtgttttactgcgtctgcattatgtgggaaccttttacagcacacttAACATTTAAATGGTTTTCCTCcagcgtgtgttctcatgtgtcgacacAAAGAGCtgttataaaaaaaagcttgtaccacaaactgaacaactaaatggttatATTCCagagtgtgttctcatgtgttgagtcaaattgctcttaacagaaaagcttttgccacaaactgaacaactaaatggtttttcacctgtgtgtattctcatgtgttgagtcaaatgggtattttgagaaaagctgtagtcacaaactgaacaattaaatggttttgcacctgtgtgtgttctcatgtgttgagtcaaattgctcttaacagaaaagcttttgccacaaactgaacaactaccgtattttccgcactataaggcgcacctaaaaaccacaaattttctcaaaagctgacagtgcgccttataacccggtgcgctttattacgattcattttcataaagtttcgatctcgcaacttcggtaaacagccgccatcttttttcccggtagaacaggaagcgcttcttcttctacgcaagcaaccgccaaggtaagcacccgcccccatagaacaggaagcgcttcttcttctactgtaagctaccacccgcccccggaagaaaaagaagcgcgcggatatttcgtttcatttcctttgtgtgtttacatctgtaaagaccagactacaaaatggctcctactaaacgacacgcttataacgcagaatttaaacttaaggcaataagtcatgccgaagaacacggaaatagagcagcagcaagagaatataacataaatgaatcaatggtgcgtaggtggaggaagcaagaagatgacctgcgccaggtaaagaagaccaaacagagtttccgagggaacaaagcacgatggcaactgttggaggacgaactcgaacagtgggttgttgagcagagagcagcaagcagaagtgtcagcaacatcactattcgaatgaaggcaacaacgctagcaagcgaacttcacctggatgattttaaaggtggtgcttcttggtgtttccggtttatgaaaagacgcaatctctccatccgcacacggaccactatttcacagcaactgcctaacgactttaaagaaaagctggctactttccgtgcatattgtaaaaacaagatagcggaaaaaaagatccggccagagaacattatcaacatggacgaggttccactgacttttgatattcctgtgaaccgcactgttgatacaacgggagcacgtacggtgaatattcgcaccacagggaatgagaagtcgtccttcactgtggttctagcttgccatgctaatggccagaaacttcctcccatggtgatattcaaaaggaagaccttgccaaaagagacctttccagccggcgtcatcataaaagctaactcgaagggatggatggatgaagaaaagatgagcgagtggttaagggaagtttacgcgaagaggccgggtggcttttttcacacagctccgtccatgttgatatacgactctatgcgcgcccacatcacagatggtgtcaaaaaacaagtgaagcacacaaatacaacactcgccgtcattccgggtggattaaccaaagaactccaaccgctggatattggtgtcaacagggcattcaaatcacgactgcgaacggcgtgggaaaaatggatgaccgaaggcgaacacaccttcactaagacgggcagacaacgccggacgacatacgccaacatctgccagtggattgtaaatgcctgggcagatatttctgtcacaactgtggtccgagctttccggaaggcaggattcacagaactgctgcacaacaacagcgacactgaatccgatgacttcgaagagacggagccggccattttggaacccacgcttgcgcaacttttcaattcggacaccgaagacgaagaattcgaaggatttaccggtacgaatgaagaataacttcagaaagtgagcgctatgtttattttgtgtgttgtgacattaacgttcgagcaacattatgttgctattgctctacaccattttgaattttactatgtttgtgattgcacatttgtacattttgggacagagttgttagaacgctggttttcaatatattattaaagtttgactgaactatctgactgtttttttgacattcactttagcgcagcgtaggcgcggcttatagtccggggcggcttattggtggacaaagttatgaaatatgtaattcattgaaggtgcggctaataatccggtgcgccttatagtgcggaaaatacggtaaattgtttttttcctgtgtgtgttctcatgtgttgagtcaaattgatattttgagaaaagctgtagccacaaattgaacaattaaatggtttttcacctgtgtgtattctcatgtgttgagtcaaattgatattttgagaaaagcttttgccacaaactgaacaattaaatggtttttcacctgtgtgtgttcacatgtgttgagtcaaatggctaTTTCGAGAAAAGCTGTGGCCACAaattgaacaactaaatggtttttcacctgtgtgtgttctcatgagttgagtcaaatggctattttgagaaaagctgtagCCACAaattgaacaactaaatggtttttcacctgtgtgtgttctcatgtggtgAGTCAAATTGatatttcgagaaaagcttttgccacaaactgaacaactaaatggtttttcacctgtgtgtgttctcatgtgttgagtcaaatggctattttgagaaaagctgtagCCACAaattgaacaactaaatggtttttcacctgtgtgtgttctcatgtggtgAGTCAAATTGatatttcgagaaaagcttttgccacaaactgaacaactaaatggtttttcacctgtgtgtgatttcatgtgtttagtcaaaatGCTCTGTAAAGAATAGTTGTTATCACAAATCGAacagttaaatgtttttttacctgtgtgtgttctcatgtgttgagtcaaaaggctctttttagtaaaactttcagcacaaactgagcagctcaaacatgttttacctctcttctttgtagagcattcagagtgtttgttgtcagtgtgagtcctcatatcaccttcacagtctttatcgctgctcaaagattcttcaacctcgtcttcagcctcactatctgatagtggagcaaagaggttgtctacttgtggtttctcttcatcatcttcagtcttcacaaagATAAtattcagtggaaacttggtgtaatcagcttcctctcgtcctagaagacactctccctcctgagtgatgcagagttcctcctcttcctttttaatgcagggtggttgtggagtctcctgcttcaaagtggagctcccccctaactgaggggaaacttcttctggattaccgatcagctgctggacgtctgcaagacacaacacaaacacatttttcacactttcttctatgtactgtatgtgtgtgtagtagggttgtacagtatactgctactaataaagtatcaTGGTACTAATCTATTGAAatcagtactataccacctttaaaaagtaccggtaccgtccTTCCATCTGAATGTCGCTGTGTGGCGGTGACTACTGAGCCGAggtgcatgatgttgagtgtgtcaaaacgcacacacaaagtgcatacaagcaataacatggtggagaggaagaaaggcaacaaaggacaattctactggttaataaagagggggtgtgaagtgcaatatggaggtatttgggcttcgaaactaacaataaaggtgacactGCAAGGGTTGCTTTACACCTTTCCTGTTTGTGGGCTCCCAGACCATGGtcaaggagcgcaggggagacgttccctccagggcccatgttttgtcgggggtaacgctgggtccataaagctccgctctttggtcggaaggacgaggccgtcgattagttacaagTTGGTCACTTTATGAAGAatgatttaatataatgtcagtaaaactttatgttctattctaatctaatccttgattatagcagactatatgtaatatggacaattgtaaattgttctttgagtgcaacaagaaaagcccaatgtgtttaatgcattttaatttatattttaaccttgtaaaattgttctttgactgggagtgtttaatgtagtgtaggattttatgttaaaggggaacattatcacaatttcaaaatggttaaaaccattaaaaatcagttcccagtggcttattatatttttcgaagtttttttcaaaattttacccatcacgcaatatccctaaaaaaagcttcaaagtgcctgattttaaccatcgttatatacacccgtccattttcctgtgacgtcacacagtgatgccaacacaaacaaacatggc
It encodes the following:
- the LOC133619368 gene encoding uncharacterized protein → MDDYCYAKMATSAKREHERESTSSKSPTEIKTKDEDVQQLIGNPEEVSPQLGGSSTLKQETPQPPCIKKEEEELCITQEGECLLGREEADYTKFPLNIIFVKTEDDEEKPQVDNLFAPLSDSEAEDEVEESLSSDKDCEGDMRTHTDNKHSECSTKKRGKTCLSCSVCAESFTKKSLLTQHMRTHTGKKTFNCSICDNNYSLQSILTKHMKSHTGEKPFSCSVCGKSFSRNINLTHHMRTHTGEKPFSCSICGYSFSQNSHLTQHMRTHTGEKPFSCSVCGKSFSRNINLTHHMRTHTGEKPFSCSICGYSFSQNSHLTQLMRTHTGEKPFSCSICGHSFSRNSHLTQHM